One window of Branchiostoma lanceolatum isolate klBraLanc5 chromosome 6, klBraLanc5.hap2, whole genome shotgun sequence genomic DNA carries:
- the LOC136436663 gene encoding uncharacterized protein, whose protein sequence is MAGEPLFFVMLQQIVLFLLVTRVALRMRRRNRAQQRRAMRRMYRDGQYLGLNQAFGGAAGLAILEARQVDRRIGAYPRSSDWWQGIALDTFDDAQWYRRFRMRRNTFVLLLNDLEPVLRRTDTRMRNAITAETRLAIGIYWLASGDLLRTVADLFGVSEGSVSNIVYEVCSAIVNILGPRYMSFPRGDRLRETIHGYEKRWGFPQCGGAVDGSHIAVKAPSNTRTDFYNRKGWYSMVLQGVVDYRYRFTDVYIGWPGSVHDARVLRNSPIFEQATREDGRTLFPKEFTRRISGTDVPVVLLGDAAYPHLPWLTKPYPDNGHLNEEKSTFNYRHSRARMTVECAFGHLKGRWRCLSHQLNIDLDRVPTVVTACCVLHNICEEHGERFFNQWEVPAAAAYEPQVRPIQQVTPNAARDALARLIHGGFPMGGAAP, encoded by the exons atggcgggagaaccgcttTTTTTTGTCATGCTGCAGCAGATTGTTCTTTTTCTGCTTGTAACACGCGTTGCCCTGCGGATGAGACGCCGAAATCGTGCCCAGCAAAGAAGGGCAATGAGACGTATGTACAGAGACGGGCAATACTTGGGTTTGAACCAGGCGTTCGGGGGTGCCGCCGGCCTGGCTATACTGGAAGCCAGGCAGGTAGATCGACGGATCGGGGCTTACCCGAGAAGTAGCGATTGGTGGCAGGGTATCGCACTCGATACGTTTGACGACGCTCAATGGTATCGAAGATTTCGGATGAGAAGAAATACGTTTGTATTACTGCTTAATGATCTCGAACCTGTGCTACGTCGTACGGACACCCGCATGCGCAACGCAATAACCGCAGAGACGCGCCTGGCCATCGGCATCTATTGGCTTGCCTCGGGAGACTTGTTGAGGACAGTGGCGGACCTTTTTGGTGTCAGCGAAGGGTCCGTTAGTAACATTGTCTATGAGGTGTGCAGTGCCATAGTGAACATTCTGGGGCCACGGTACATGTCTTTTCCTCGAGGAGACAGATTGAGAGAAACAATACATGGATATGAAAAGAGGTGGGGGTTTCCCCAGTGCGGAGGCGCGGTGGACGGATCGCATATTGCAGTGAAAGCCCCATCCAACACCCGTACGGACTTCTACAATCGTAAGGGATGGTACTCAATGGTGCTCCAAGGCGTTGTGGATTATCGATACAG GTTCACCGATGTATATATAGGCTGGCCTGGAAGCGTCCACGATGCTCGTGTTCTCCGCAACTCCCCTATCTTCGAACAGGCGACAAGAGAAGATGGACGGACTTTGTTTCCGAAG GAGTTCACTCGAAGGATCTCTGGAACTGACGTTCCGGTCGTGCTGCTGGGAGATGCAGCCTACCCCCACCTACCTTGGCTCACGAAGCCATATCCGGATAACGGCCATCTGAATGAAGAGAAGTCGACTTTCAACTACCGGCATAGCCGTGCCAGAATGACAGTGGAATGTGCCTTTGGCCACCTCAAGGGCAGGTGGCGGTGTTTATCTCATCAGCTGAACATCGACCTGGACCGGGTCCCAACAGTGGTGACGGCCTGTTGCGTGTTACATAACATATGTGAGGAACACGGAGAGAGATTCTTCAACCAGTGGGAAGTCCCTGCTGCTGCCGCCTACGAACCGCAGGTGAGGCCAATCCAGCAGGTGACGCCAAATGCAGCCAGGGATGCCTTGGCCAGGCTGATTCATGGCGGTTTCCCCATGGGTGGGGCTGCCCCTTAA